The Diadema setosum chromosome 8, eeDiaSeto1, whole genome shotgun sequence genome includes the window TTCCATAGAACACCGCTGGTATCAACGGTGACGGTTTTatggaaaaggggaaaaacatTATAGAAACTGTATGGTAGGCCCCTATAATtctatttgtttgttagtttgttttaaATTGAAAAACAGTAGTTGCACGTTCTACTTGACATTCTATTCCAATAAGGGTAGGCCTTAACAATTCCCTTGTATTACCTTCAGGTGggggtaagtcaagtgctctttcattatactagaaaaattgaaataattagGTTGAATCATCTGTTCGTTATACATCCTGCAATATTGTGACACATACCATATACTGGGCCCCGGTTCATAAAGAGTTGATATgatcttgctggaatggcaattgtcatggtaacgacaagaatccagcttcctgattggctgttgctattggaagttgccattccagcaagagttgccatcataacatcttttatgaaatggggcccagatatCTCCATCAGTGACTGATACGGGGACGGGCGGGCACACCGGGCGCGCAGCAACGccccttatttatttatttttttttaactaaaagaaataaaaaggaaaaatgaaagataGGCATTTGCTCCCCACTTTAATGTTGTAtgcaggaaaacaaaaatccgCTGAagcctttttcttcttcttcttcttcttcttgcttgTCAGCTTATCTTAAACCCGGAATTGGCATgagaaataattatgttttgcaCCCtgtacgaaattcctggatccgcccctgcatatAAGCTGCTTATAGCCTTTTTATCTAGCGATGACGGTAGGTTTACCTACAGATGGATATGGCTGATACTATCAAAATCCGTATAAAGAATCCATGTCAATCTGGTCAAATTCCTCTGTTCTCAAATTGTCGACCGATAGCGATTGACCATTGATAGAGCTACACCAAATGAACCTCTTTGAGCTACACTCAGTTGTAGCTCCGTGTATCGACTTTGTCAACTTACCCTGCGCGTTGAATTCTGCCTTTTGGGATAGTGTAGCGCAAACCTTCTGCTGCGCTACTAAACTATCCCGTTGAACGCCATAAGTACTTGTAAGGTACAggtgcatgtacatacatgattGGTGTGCGTGGTTGTCGTGTAACGTCAATTGTACGTAAACGCTGCCTCTCCAAGAAACTGTTTTTCAATTATCAAATTACTATTTGTTTCCATGCGTATCAAACACTGATGTAAGCAtaaattattttgaataaagATAAGATAACATTGCActtaatttctaattttattGACCGTATACTCTGCATTTCTCTCATTTtgaataaatggaaaaaaattaaattggCAACTATGCTGCTAGCCGCAACTGAAGTAAGAGACAACTATCTTATTGCCAATTTAAAGCCTTGCATTTCAACGATGCTAAGTAACAGGCTGTCAGTTGTAACCCTTGTAAGTATACTTCTGCCATGCTGGGCACTTACAAATTCTTGAAGTCGGTGCAATTGAAGGTGATATTGAGAATGAAGACTTTTTAGAATAAAATAGCCCATGTGTGCtctaaacacacatacacgtgcgcgcgcgcgcacacacacacacacacacacacaagttaaaGGACCAGTGGGTATCCCCAAACAAATGAGGATCATTACAGTTTGATCCACCACACTATTTGCAGTAATAGGCCTAGTAGTAGAAGGAATGACAAGATAGAGAATGCATTAATTGTCAATTATAGTAGGAcctatttatcaaaattcctgtttgtttgtttgtttgtttgtttgtttgttgttgttgttgttttgttttgttttgttttgtttttttggggggggggggggctctcccttcgtcagggatgaaaATGCTTTGTTATCTTTACAGTGATATTAATGGTATCAATATCCTATTAGTGTGCTTAATCTCAGTGTaacaaaagcaataaaaaacaacaatcaaacaaaaaactcaTGCCAAGATACTTGCGCGCTTGATATGAGAGTGACATATCCTAGGCTACTTGACGTCAATGGAGATGATATCTCACTGAGACTGCGCGCGCTGCACAGAGGATAAAAGAATTGCATAACAACagtatatgataatgatgatgatgatgataataataataataataatgatagtgataataataataatgataataatactaggCCTATACATGATGTTTGTATTTGCCGAGGGATATCTTTGTAGCCTCTCTAGGAATTTATTAGGCCCGCTGTTCTTCCAGAGAACCATGCCATTATATGCATTTTTGTTACCCACTGCATGCAGCATTAATTACCAGACACCCATTTTTACACTGCTGCTATATGTATGGGACGAGAGGAAAATCGGTAAAAACACCAAGTCCAAGGACGTATTTTGTAAGCACTTATAGCAGGACTTGAACTCGGGCACTTTATTTCGAAGGCATGCAATACTATAATAGACACGTGTAAGTGCAGTGTGGAAGCAAGTATTTCACACAGCGAAACAGGTTCCGGCTGCCAACCACATTCAAACGTTCATTAACAATTATTTTGCATGACTGTGATCTCTGGCAGGCCGATTAGTTCTGTCTTTGATGTCAAGGCACTTTATTGCAATGCAGACTCTACTGCTTCTATTCAAGACCGACACTGAAGCGAGTTTTATGTTGTTGCACAACTTCCATGCTTGATGTATATGGCTCATATAGAAATAATTATTCTTTGCAGGGTAATTAAGTatacaaaatagttttaaacTTTACTTTAACTTCGATATCATGATAGGCCTTATCTCACCTACCGGGTATTTAAAGTATAAGTCTTCCCGGACTAATTTCGAAGATATCCTTTCTCGTTTTATGTGAAGTTAAATTAAACAGCGGTGGAGTGACTTAACCCTcaccaggccgggcttttttggggTGTTCTGTGGCCGAGGGGGTGGAAGGGTTGaatcaactccccccccccccccatgaggtAAAATGTTAATTAATGTTGCAGGGAATATAATTTTCAAAGTTAAATTTGATTatcaatttcagctgatgaaaaaTATCCTCAATGATATATTGTACACTTCTATGTAAGAAAACAAAAGTTTCTAgtagtttgtgtagcagtggtgtaaaaatgcattgcaaattgcgttgcgataccaggaaaattattccctgtgtTGAGTTAGTTTCTCACACTACTAAAGAACACCAAGAGCAAAATCGTGTGTAACAAAAGAACCACATAGCAATCGGTTACTGGGTGAAAATCCTTAAATTGGCAATATCTGTTATTTGACGATTGGGTGACCACGCGTCCGTCGTTTGTCGTGAACCTCAGGCAGCTTTACGAGAGAAGCGACGCGCCGCCTGTTAACAGTTCGTGTGCGTTGTAGCGCCATTTGTCGCGTGTGCAGTCAATTCTGTGGCAGCTCGTGTAGCTCTgaaatcatttcaaattcaGCTAAGTTAAGACCCTGTACGGGGGGAAAACCCGAATCAAAATGGGTGACAAGATTGATATGAGTCTTGAAGATATTATTAAATTGAACAAAACGAACCGACAAGGCAGAGGTGGCCGAGGAAGAGGAGGTGGAAATAGAGGAAGAGGTCGAGGCGGTGGAGGTGGCGGTCTTCGTGGCGGCCGCGGAGGTGGACGGGGAGCCGGCGGCGGCGGTGGACCCATGAGGAGACAAAGAGGTGGAGGCGCAGGTAGACCGTCGCCTTACGCCAGGGTGAGTAACTGGCTCAGACTCTGTTACTACATTGTCTACACGTGTTTATGAATATTTCTGTATACTTGTCTGTATATTCTGTATATTTAGCATGCCGTATATTGACTGCAGAAAGCCTTATAATTTTAGAAAAGTGTTtattttaaattcaattatagACTCTTAATTTAACTCTGAATGTGCCTTGGCTTTTTGTGGGCTTGGCCCATGTCTCTTGCGTGTACCCTGCTGTATAGAAATGTATGACTGTTTTCTACTGTAATTTTGTGTAGAACCTAGTAAACTTACCGTAGTGTTACCATGCAGCGATAACTGTGAATAACCATTACGACCAGACGACTGTAAAATTAGGCGTATGACTcagaaaacaattataaatttACTCTCTTGCAAGTTGTATGTGTAGATGCTAGACTAGCAGGCAGAGGCATGCATGTCCAGCccaaaaaagtacatgtacatctaggCCCTAGCGCCCTAGGACTAAACAAAGGCTTGGGTATGTTGTATGTTGAATTAAGTCAATTGAGATGTGCAGTTCATAGAGTGcacaaaaccacacacacacacacacaaagacaagttggcaaacacatgcacatttcTCAACTGACTCTTTTTTACAACTTGCCACAATCATccatgtacgtacatgtacagtgtacaaggtACATTGATGTTTAGCTCCCCCAGCATTGAGTCCTTGCCTGGAATGATAAAATGTACATCACATAGAATCTAAATGTTAAAAAGGGCTAACATCAATTTCAGATTGTGAAggcagtgtacagtgtatgccgCAATCTTGTGCAAAGAGTGAATTGCTTTCAAAAGTGACGTGACAAAAGTCAACATCAATATTGATGCTTTCTGACAACCAATTTAAATAAAAGAGCAAGAACTGGAAGCCCAATTGCTATGACAACAGCATCAGGGTTCCCACGGTCATGAAACCCTggaaaagtcatgaaattttggaaaaaatttTTCCAGGCcttgaaaagtcatggaaaatgCAGAATTTGTAGATCATATAGTACGACATGTGTTTGGGTAGATATACTCTGACACTTACAGAATCACTACTTAAAATTCTAAATTCTTGAAAAAtagttgattaaaaaaatcttaatttctGTTCTGTGataattttactacacactcctctgggaactgctctttctttcctgcttttgagccaaatcatccctatttttcagtcagaaaggttgggaggtcaGCAAAATGGACAGTtgttgaaaagaaagaagaaacacaTACATCACCCTCTGCATGCACAAaccttgtacattgtacatgaaacacacacaccacacgTACTGAGCTTACAGTCCCTTGCAATTATAAACTTGTCCAACCTCATATTCACTCTattaaaagtctttttttttttttttttttaaagagaaggTACCCCACATGGCAAACAGGATCCATAGAGGTACTGTACTGGTTTGAGATTTCTCATTTCATCAGTTAGGTGAAGAATGTTGAACATATAAAGGATTGTGTGTGTACAGTACACAATTCAAAAGCCCTCACAAGTTGTACATGGTGTTTGGAAATTATTCTTGTACATGTAACTTTAGAAAATCTTTGCCTCAGAAGACAGAGCATGTCAAGATTCGCTCATTTTAGATCTCTCCCactttagaataaaaaaaaatattcgaaGGTGTCTAGTTTCTATATACAAATGATGTACCTGTCCCTGTGGTGCAATGTGATCAGTGGTTTGACAGTCTAAAAGAATGGTTGTCCAAACTGTTGTAAAGTGAGCAAATTTGCACCTTGATATCATAAAGGACAAGAtctggtacagtgcactcccgttataacgaacacggttataacgaaattccggttacaacgaaataaaatttagggccgcaacattatcaactctatgtatttttattgtttattcattcggttataacaaaatttcgttataacgaaagaaaattgccggtcccgaggacttcgttataacgggagtccactgtaatgtGAGCTGCATGTGCAGTAAATAGAAGCTACATAGCATTTGGCAgttaaagacataatttaccctttgcagatgaaacaaatacccagcattagtgcttcaaaatagttctaaaatgtgagttagggatagaaacaaccaatgtaaaaatttgaatcagtatatcaatgttaagtattgtcgggaaaaataaaaaaatgtgaacaatagttaaaataaagctgtttccagactaaaccatctacagttatggtttagtgagaaaaatagtgatatctccttacattttaggctttattgcaaaaattttatatggtacatgttttgtgatacaactgacctacaaaattgtacatgtactcgtATGCATCAAAACtgttattgtgatttttttttttttttaaatcactgctcccaaaggtaaacaggaccttgaaagaatacatgtattaacaaaACATTAGCCTCAAGGATAATTTTATGTTGCCTTTCTCTTGCAGCCCAAGCAGCTCCCAGACCAATGGCAGCACGACATGTACGAAAGTGGCGGAGGAATCAGGCGGTCGGGTGTGGGTCTCTCATCGGGAGGGAACGCTCCAGGGAAACTTCTTGTCTCAAATCTTGATTTTGGTGTATCAGACAATGATATTCAGGTTAGTACAGTATCCTTCGTCCCTGAATAAGGTTATATAATAGCATTAGTACATGACatataatgaataaaaaaagttgtaaatataatatataatgtagcATTCTGTGCAATTCCAAGTCTATCAATAGCTCTGGTTATGAAGTTTTGCCCTCAGTGCATGTAAGGTTATATAATAACATTAGTACATGACATAttctgcatatatatatttttttttaatagttatacatgtaaatatcatatgtacaaaaaaatgtaacattctGTGCAATTCCAAGTCTATCAATAGCTCTGGTTATGAAGTTTTACCCTCAATGCATgtatatgtgattttttttttttttttattatcatcttttaagTGATAACTATGATAACCTTTCTTTTAGTTTTGTGATTTTAGATAAACATACACTTTTGTACAGTAGGGACGCTTAATAGCTGTAACTGTTAAATgtgatttgaaaagaaaatcccAGCTGTAATGGCTCATCATCTTTGTCTGGTTTgtgatttacattgtatgtaggaATTGTTTGCAGACTTCGGGAACCTGAAGAAGGCGGCCGTGCACTACGACAGATCAGGCAGGAGTCTGGGCACAGCAGACGTGATCTTTGAGAGGCGAGCAGACGCGCTGAAAGCTATCAAACAGTACAACCAGGTTCCTCTTGATGGTGAGATCAAAACGAAGTGCATGCAACCATTTGATCTTTAACTGTAAAAGTGGCTGTTTTTTGTGAgttgttgttatgtttttggtggtttttaatttatttttttttgggggggggggctgggccAGGAAAGATGAATTTTCCATGtttttgattctgtggaatcaagacataaaTTACtagaacatatggcaagcaaaaataaatttgtgtgctctattttcacgctagttctGGTCgtgcgaaatgtgcaaaaattcagcactgtgaaaatttcaactttttccATAATAGACTTTTTTGTGTTCCTACAacgtgttaaaaaaaatgtattcatgcTGCAGGATATAAAGGGACAATAAGACTTGTTCTGAGAACAGGTACATTTGTATTCCGTGACTACTGTAGTTTGGGAACAAAAGCATAATTTCTTTAGAAATTGCTGATGTTTTTCTGGGCATACAGATTTCTTTACTTTCTTAATTGCATGGAGCAGGTAGACAAGCATAATCTGATCATTAATACCCCTAAAGAAATCTTCAGTATCTGCTCATCCCTCGGTGATAGCATATAAAAATCTCCCTTATTCAGGAATTATTTTCTCCCCATTGAGATTGCATGTAGCAAAGAAGTTTCTCCCTGATTACTCTTGAATCTTCTCGATTTTTGATGGATGAATGTTCGCAGTTCTACATGTAGTGACTACAGGTATAGATGTATATCCTGCAGTGTGTCATGTTTATGTGCACGGAGTTACAGTGGACAAGGCTTTAGCTCTTTGAGTATAAGATCATGGTTTAATCTGACCATCCATGGACAAGATGAAGGGTTGTCCCCTAGTATGTTGTTAAGACATCATATAGTACgttgtatgttttattttttcttcatcaaaagTATAAATGCATTTATAAATGCTTTTTGAATGTAAAATATTTGTTCTTTTCGTTTCTGAAATTTGATTTGGCATGTGTAGTATTTAAATGTGATTTTCGCATTTGTATTTACTGTACAGTAGGTATGTATCCATGAAGATGTTTTGCCCACTACTGTacatgctgttatttttgcaaaggtttaattttcgcgaatttcgcgaattacagttggatcgcaaattcaacaacacacgaaaatgtctccatgtgcTTTGATAAAAGAGCATTAACAAAAGCATCGGCGTCgatttgcgaaaacaacatctcgcgaaaatgtctaagACCTCGTCATTCattaacagcgtatacagtatatttccCTCAATCGAGTAGAATTAAAGGTAATGTGGCAGTGCTGGGTAAAAAGACAATGCAATTGCCCTCtataagaataaaacaaacagagaagGGGTTGAAAGGAATAAATCAAGTACTCAAAGAAGACAGTAACATTCAGTTTCCTGTATTCTCATTTCTGTTCCCATTTCCCCCCTCTTTTCTACAGGACGACCAATGAACATCCAGCTGGTGGCATCAGCCAATGAGCTTGACACGAGTCCGATGCAGAATAGGCAGTAAGTCAAAAGTTTTTACCACCTTAAAACTAGCCCATGAAGAGGAAGTCAGTAATACTGTGTTTTTAAATTGAgaacatgtacacatacaaacTTATGTATAAGAGGCCTGAggttatatgaaatatgattcaaGGAAAATCATGTGATAGGGCTATGCTTGTGGTTCCTAGTACATGCACAGGTGTAAATTCCCTTGTAGCACTATAAAGATTTGACAATTTCACTCCCAGCACACCTGTAATGCCCACACACCCTTTGTGAGCATCTCATTTCAGTGCTCTTTTACCTCAAAAGCAGAGGAACAATGTGCAAGTTATTCCtgttttcagactaaactgTCAGGAGCACATTGGAAATGAGCATCACACAAGTAATTTACGGGGTGGGGGGAGCATTTCAGTGTGCCAGCAAATTGCAAAGACGTAACAATTGCATTAAAATCATGTATTCTCAAACAAGAGAAAGCAGGGAGTGTAAAGCTGGAATCACTTAATGTGAACTTGATTAGTTGTGTTCATCTTTTAGGTAGCTATCTGTGGCCGAAACTAGATcaggactctttttttttttttttggccccatctcattctctctctatctctctgtcagTGTTCAAGCCTCATGAAGAAACAGTTTAGTTTCTGTTAAAAGTATTTAAAGGTACAGTGGTGCTTAATTCAGCAGTTTACAGATTGTTGAAATAGTGTCACAAGGACAGAGCCTGCCTCAAATTGAGTTCATCATTATCACAAGAAACTCTACATAACCAAATCCTCCCCAGTAAAGTTTTCAAAGAATGGTTTGGGAGATCCTTCCCAGCAGTGTAAAGGGTGTAGGAGATTAAAGAGGCTCATGCAGAATAATCTTCCAAAAACAGCATCAAAATGACCCCAACCAGGATGTACAAGTTTCTCCTTTTGTCTTGTTTCACTTGAGCAGTTTTGGAGCCATTGTTTTGCTAGAGCCATTGCCACGTGTCAAAGGGTCAAACCTATTGACCCTTTCAATGCGTCCTTAATTTTACCAGGCTGGTTTATTTGGGGGTATCTAATTCCCCATAGCCATGGTCATCATGTAAACCCTCTGGAGTGTGAATAGAATAACACAGTACCAAACAAAGACTGGTCTGATACAATAGTGATTAGGATTATCTGATCCTGTGCATTTACAGGTGTTTTCAGGAGGTCTGTGCTTTTTAGGGAAGGAGCAGCGAGTGAGGCTGTAAGGGAGATCATCTAAGAACTATTTTGACTGTCTATTTGTCTTGTTTGTATGGTGTGTTGGTACTTTATCACAGGAGTGAGAATTTTAATTGTCAAATGTTGAAGGGCTGTGACATTCATCCAACAACCTGGTTCGGATGCATAGTAAATGAAAGTTACCAATTGCCTCTGAAAATGTACAGTACAGGCGGCTACCATTACAGTGAACACAGTAATAATAAAATTTCATTACAGTGAAGTAAAATTCAGATCCCAAAGTTTTTATCATATTCTAAAATGCCAAATTCTGTTCggttaaaaatgaaatttaaatgtaacaaaatgaaattgtcagTCCCGAGGACGTCATTATAACAGGTGTTATCTGTATTCCACAGTTTTGAGGCATGTTACTTTCAGCGTCAGTAAGTGAAGGGTTATCGaggtgtgacttttttttttttaattccctcCATCAAGCAGATATTCTCGGTTAGTACCAGCCTCCACCTATTGTATGTACATATCTTTGCAGAGAAAAGACATGATATTTTTGTTGCAATAGTAGTGCTCGCTGTGGAAGGCTTGTTCACATAGAAACTAATTCTAGATTCCACATTAAGGAAagattttgtttcacttttgaaAATTCTTTCAGGAGGAACACCCAGAGAGgtggcggaggaggaggaggaatgcGAGGCGGTCGCATCGGgcgcggaggaggaggaggaggaggcggtgGCTACAACCAGGGGCGACGCGGGGGAGGCCGCGGTGGAATGAGGGGTCGTGGCGGAAGGGGTCGTGGCAGGGGTAGGGGAGGTGGCAACAAGCCCGTGCCCACAGCGGCCGAACTGGATGCAGAGCTGGACGCCTATAACTCACAGGTGTGATATAAATTTGCAGCAGTCTCCTTGTGTCGTGTATTGCTAGGGGGAGGGTATTTTGACATCAAGACTTCCTTCTCCATTTCAGTTGTGCTTATATATCTCGAATTGATATTTTGGTTATAACAGGCCTGAGAAAATATGCCATAATTTGAACTCCCAGCAGATGTAGCagtcaagggaaaaaaaatgcaaggcaTATCCATATATTAATTTCAACAAGTAGTAGAAAATGATTCTTGTAGTCTATGAAATCAAATGTCCTGATGTTTTTTATGCCATACATGTCACATGATATgccacacattaatatgcagcaTTTTGCAATGCCTGTCTGGTTTGCAATATCTCAGGGTCATTTCTTGTTGAGTCTTGCTATCCATAGTATAACCCAACCATGTTGTAATGAACTCACAAATGGCGAGATTTCATTAATATGAGAAAATAACCCCAGTCAGAATTTCGAACACTCGTGTGTATGGCAAAACTCACTTGAGATATCAAGCTTATTTTGGAAACAACCTGATTCCTTTAGTATGGGAGAATTTTAACAACATAACAGTGATTAGATCCTGCGCTTTTTCATTACAAGATTAAAAGATGGGTGGATGAATAAAGTTCCAAACACATACAACAAGTATTAACAACTAGGCGTACCTCTTGTACAtattagacacacacacatggatgTGACCGATTCTTTGGCAGTGATTAGTTGTGCATGTTTCCACTCTATTAGGGCTGGTACAAATCCATAGAAAGCCTGTCTATTGGAGCCAAATACGGTAGATATGTTGGATGTTGTAAATATAAGTTTGCAAATATATGTCTGCAAAATTACTGTGCAACATAGATTATTTTACACAAACTATGCTATCGAGATAGTTTTCTCACTGCAAGTGGTGCTTAATGCGTAGCAACAGTCTGTGGTCTTACATGTGTGTATTTTGCTACCAGCTTATGGACGTACATTTTAACAAGATTCTGTTACATCCTGAAGGCCTCAGGGTCTAGAGTATCCTGCTATACTATGGTTCTTCTGTACATTTACTTCAACATCTCCTACAATATGATGAAAGCTGTACTTTCCTGATATCAAGTAATACAGTTTTAATGTTCCTCTT containing:
- the LOC140231498 gene encoding THO complex subunit 4-A-like, with the protein product MGDKIDMSLEDIIKLNKTNRQGRGGRGRGGGNRGRGRGGGGGGLRGGRGGGRGAGGGGGPMRRQRGGGAGRPSPYARPKQLPDQWQHDMYESGGGIRRSGVGLSSGGNAPGKLLVSNLDFGVSDNDIQELFADFGNLKKAAVHYDRSGRSLGTADVIFERRADALKAIKQYNQVPLDGRPMNIQLVASANELDTSPMQNRQRNTQRGGGGGGGMRGGRIGRGGGGGGGGGYNQGRRGGGRGGMRGRGGRGRGRGRGGGNKPVPTAAELDAELDAYNSQIES